The Actinomycetota bacterium genome window below encodes:
- a CDS encoding MBL fold metallo-hydrolase yields the protein MSVNEIKIADNLYIYSSSRYHNINSSAFLTREGVLIIDTMLFPDDMKRVRRLVKLREPKGIKDIINTHYHLDHTCGNAIFNDARIIALDLCRDMMKRHGKEILEEFAKVEPEIEGTEINLPNITFNKKANLFFKDEEFELISTPGHSPDSICVYWKNKEILFAGDTVIPVPYFYYGNREKLIKTLVDIIALKPKLIIQGHGMPIQEENIEKELNSKIKYLKKINEIVKESIETKLSKREIYRISIDKCGIEKDPDPDDSFWIRDIHISNLARVYRDLK from the coding sequence ATGAGTGTAAATGAGATAAAAATAGCTGATAACTTATATATATATTCAAGTTCAAGATATCATAATATCAACTCAAGTGCATTTTTAACAAGGGAAGGGGTATTAATTATTGACACTATGCTTTTTCCTGATGATATGAAAAGAGTTAGGAGACTAGTAAAACTTAGAGAACCTAAAGGTATAAAAGATATAATTAATACTCATTATCACTTAGATCATACATGCGGAAATGCAATATTTAATGATGCAAGAATTATAGCTCTTGATTTATGCAGGGATATGATGAAAAGACATGGTAAAGAGATTTTAGAGGAATTTGCAAAGGTTGAGCCTGAAATTGAGGGCACAGAAATTAATTTACCAAATATTACTTTTAATAAGAAAGCAAATTTATTTTTTAAAGATGAAGAGTTTGAGTTAATTTCAACACCAGGTCATTCTCCAGATTCAATTTGTGTCTATTGGAAAAATAAAGAAATTCTATTTGCTGGTGATACTGTTATTCCAGTTCCGTATTTCTATTACGGTAATAGGGAGAAACTCATAAAAACATTAGTGGATATAATTGCTCTTAAACCAAAATTGATTATACAGGGACATGGCATGCCAATTCAAGAGGAAAACATAGAAAAAGAATTGAATTCAAAGATTAAATATCTTAAAAAAATTAATGAAATTGTAAAAGAATCTATTGAAACTAAACTATCAAAGAGGGAAATTTATAGAATCTCTATAGATAAGTGTGGAATTGAAAAAGATCCTGATCCAGATGATTCATTTTGGATAAGGGATATACATATATCTAACTTAGCAAGAGTTTATAGAGATTTGAAATAA
- the mobB gene encoding molybdopterin-guanine dinucleotide biosynthesis protein B: MTVPIVSIVGKSKSGKTSLLEKLIPELRGRGYSVGVIKHDIHDHEIDIPGKDSYKIKKAGAETIIISSPKKISMVKDVSNNEIDLGLLAFKYLENVDLILTEGYKKQAFPKIEVIRSEVSKEPICSPKEVMAFICDFHMKSSRPVFETEDIRKVTDFIEDRFLMKRKKAKINLLVGGKRIPLKGFVQDFIVNTVKGMISSLKRVDKKKKIYIRIEEEK, encoded by the coding sequence TTGACAGTTCCGATAGTCTCCATAGTAGGAAAATCAAAATCTGGAAAAACAAGTCTATTAGAGAAATTGATACCTGAATTAAGGGGTAGAGGTTATAGTGTTGGTGTTATAAAGCATGATATTCATGATCATGAGATAGATATACCAGGAAAAGACTCATATAAGATAAAAAAAGCTGGTGCTGAAACCATTATTATTTCTTCTCCTAAAAAAATTTCTATGGTAAAAGATGTATCAAATAATGAAATCGATTTAGGATTATTGGCATTTAAATATTTAGAGAATGTGGATCTAATTCTAACTGAGGGATATAAGAAACAGGCATTTCCAAAAATAGAAGTTATAAGAAGTGAAGTATCTAAAGAACCAATATGCTCTCCAAAGGAAGTAATGGCTTTTATTTGTGATTTTCATATGAAATCATCAAGACCAGTTTTTGAAACAGAAGATATAAGAAAAGTTACAGATTTTATCGAAGATAGGTTTTTAATGAAAAGGAAGAAGGCAAAGATAAATTTATTAGTTGGAGGAAAAAGGATTCCTTTAAAAGGTTTTGTTCAAGATTTTATAGTAAATACGGTAAAGGGAATGATATCATCCTTGAAGAGAGTGGATAAAAAGAAAAAAATATATATAAGAATAGAGGAGGAAAAGTGA